A genomic window from Candidatus Woesearchaeota archaeon includes:
- a CDS encoding DUF2283 domain-containing protein has product MKTNMHIHYDNEGDYLEIRVGKPKEGYFNEVGNDMFERIDEKTGKVIGLAIFNFKKRTKKFKDIDVSLPFKVEMKS; this is encoded by the coding sequence ATGAAAACAAACATGCACATTCATTATGATAACGAAGGGGATTATTTAGAGATACGAGTAGGAAAACCTAAAGAAGGCTATTTTAATGAAGTTGGAAACGATATGTTTGAGAGAATTGATGAAAAGACAGGAAAAGTGATTGGATTAGCAATCTTTAATTTCAAAAAAAGAACAAAAAAATTCAAAGACATTGATGTGAGTTTACCGTTTAAGGTGGAAATGAAGTCGTGA
- the tuf gene encoding translation elongation factor EF-1 subunit alpha: MAAKKTHMNIVFIGHVDHGKSTTVGRLLYDSGNVDEQAMKKLKDKAQELGKAGFEFAFVMDNLKEEQERGVTIDLSHKKFTTDKYDFTIIDAPGHKDFIKNMITGAAQADAAVLVVGATDSVMAQTKEHVFLSRTLGVGQMIIGINKMDLVGHDKAKFEKVKEDVSNLLRSVGFKVDKITFVPMASLHGENVVKKSDKMAWYTGPTLLEAINNLSAPDRPTNLPLRMPIQDVYNITGIGVVPVGRIECGIMKINQKVVAVPGREGKAVHGEVKTIEMHHEQQQTAEPGDNVGISVRGFTKKDIARGDVIGPAESFPTVASEFTAQIVVLNHPTVITVGYTPVFHIHTAQVACQVVEIVKKLNPATGEVLQEKPDFIKNGDAAIVKIKPIQPLCIEKQKEIPQLARFAIRDSGATVAAGMCIDLVPKPM, from the coding sequence ATGGCAGCAAAAAAAACACACATGAACATCGTGTTCATCGGCCACGTTGACCACGGCAAATCCACAACAGTTGGACGACTTTTGTACGATTCCGGAAACGTTGACGAACAAGCAATGAAAAAATTAAAAGACAAAGCACAAGAACTTGGAAAAGCAGGTTTCGAATTCGCTTTCGTCATGGACAATCTTAAAGAAGAACAAGAACGAGGGGTTACTATTGACCTTTCTCACAAAAAGTTCACTACAGACAAATATGACTTTACCATTATCGACGCACCTGGACACAAGGACTTTATCAAAAACATGATTACAGGCGCAGCACAAGCTGACGCAGCAGTTCTCGTTGTTGGCGCGACAGACAGCGTTATGGCACAAACAAAGGAACACGTTTTCTTATCGAGAACACTTGGCGTAGGTCAAATGATCATCGGTATCAACAAAATGGATCTTGTTGGTCACGACAAAGCAAAATTCGAAAAAGTCAAAGAAGACGTTTCTAATTTATTGCGATCTGTTGGTTTCAAAGTTGACAAAATTACTTTTGTTCCAATGGCTTCTCTGCATGGAGAAAACGTTGTCAAGAAATCCGATAAGATGGCTTGGTACACAGGACCAACACTCCTTGAAGCAATCAACAACTTGAGCGCTCCAGACCGACCAACAAACTTACCACTTCGTATGCCAATCCAGGATGTTTATAACATCACAGGAATCGGCGTTGTTCCAGTAGGACGAATCGAATGCGGTATCATGAAAATCAACCAGAAAGTTGTCGCGGTTCCAGGACGAGAAGGAAAAGCTGTTCACGGTGAAGTTAAAACAATCGAAATGCACCACGAACAACAGCAGACAGCAGAACCAGGAGACAACGTAGGAATCAGCGTTCGCGGTTTCACTAAGAAAGATATCGCACGAGGAGACGTTATTGGTCCAGCTGAAAGCTTTCCAACTGTCGCAAGCGAATTCACCGCGCAGATTGTTGTGTTGAATCACCCAACTGTTATCACCGTAGGATATACACCGGTATTCCACATCCACACCGCGCAAGTTGCTTGTCAGGTTGTTGAGATTGTCAAAAAACTCAACCCAGCGACAGGAGAAGTCTTACAAGAAAAACCAGACTTTATCAAAAACGGCGACGCGGCTATTGTTAAAATCAAGCCAATCCAACCATTGTGCATTGAAAAACAAAAAGAGATTCCACAACTTGCACGATTCGCTATCCGCGACAGCGGCGCGACAGTCGCGGCAGGTATGTGCATTGATCTCGTACCAAAACCAATGTAG
- a CDS encoding 30S ribosomal protein S10, with protein sequence MQKARIKLASTDIDKINEICRNIHEIADKTGVQMRGPIPLPTKNLKVTTRKSPDGEGKASWERYEMRIHKRLIDLGVDERALRLVMRVPIPEGLQIEIEMVE encoded by the coding sequence ATGCAAAAAGCACGAATCAAGTTGGCATCGACAGACATTGATAAGATCAATGAAATTTGCCGAAACATCCACGAAATCGCGGATAAGACCGGTGTCCAAATGCGCGGTCCTATTCCATTGCCAACAAAAAATTTGAAGGTTACTACTCGAAAAAGTCCTGATGGTGAAGGAAAAGCTTCTTGGGAACGTTATGAAATGCGTATCCACAAACGATTAATCGATCTTGGCGTTGATGAACGAGCATTGCGATTAGTTATGCGTGTTCCAATCCCAGAAGGATTACAGATTGAAATTGAAATGGTTGAATAA